The proteins below are encoded in one region of Acanthochromis polyacanthus isolate Apoly-LR-REF ecotype Palm Island chromosome 4, KAUST_Apoly_ChrSc, whole genome shotgun sequence:
- the LOC127533512 gene encoding LOW QUALITY PROTEIN: flavin-containing monooxygenase 5-like (The sequence of the model RefSeq protein was modified relative to this genomic sequence to represent the inferred CDS: inserted 1 base in 1 codon), translating to MTRRVAVIGAGSSGMVCIKCCLDEGLEPVCFESSNDIGGLWRFKENPESDRASIYHSVIINTSKEMMCYSDFPIPAHFPNFMHNTLIMDYYRMYADNFKLIKHIRFNTRVLQVKQRSDFSHSGQWDVETENSEGKKEKHIFDAVMICVGHHCHPNLPLHDFPGIDTFTGKYFHSRDYKTPEEWRNKKVVVIGIGNSGGDIAAELSRFTKQLYLSTRRGAWVQNRVGDNGIPRDLLNNRVRGFQRRNLPFVFCSLGEKKLNSRFDHTLYNLKPKHRLLSQHPTVNDELPNRILSGTIQVKPNIRRFQGSSVEFDDGSVVEDVDLVVFATGYRFSFPFLASQVVSVSENKASLYKYVFPPELDRPTLCIIGLVQPLGAIMPISEMQARWATRVFKGCLKLPSVAAMLKDIQYKKETMAKRYVTSQRHTIQVDYVDYMDEXAKIVGVRPNILKLLLTDPRIGMSVAFGPVTPYQYRLGGPGKWAGARQAILTQWERISQPMQTRPCEVKAKRSVMWPLVLSTAAVSLAAYVNRNNLPAILQDPSALLDRIREHLPAMLQHS from the exons ATGACTCGTCGCGTGGCAGTGATTGGAGCAGGCAGCTCAGGTATGGTCTGCATCAAGTGCTGCCTGGATGAAGGGCTGGAGCCTGTTTGCTTTGAAAGCAGCAATGACATCGGAGGCCTGTGGAGGTTTAAG GAGAATCCAGAGTCAGACAGAGCCAGCATCTACCACTCTGTCATCATCAACACCTCCAAGGAGATGATGTGCTACAGCGACTTCCCCATCCCCGCACATTTCCCAAACTTCATGCACAACACCCTCATCATGGACTATTATCGGATGTACGCCGACAACTTCAAGCTCATCAAGCACATCCGCTTCAAT ACCAGAGTCCTGCAGGTGAAGCAGAGATCAGACTTTTCCCATTCAGGCCAGTGGGATGTTGAAACGGAGAACAGTGAAGGCAAAAaggagaaacacatttttgatgcCGTGATGATCTGTGTTGGACATCACTGCCACCCCAACCTGCCTCTCCATGACTTCCCAG GCATCGACACTTTTACGGGGAAGTATTTCCACAGCAGAGACTACAAGACTCCTGAAGAGTGGAGGAATAAAAAGGTTGTGGTGATTGGAATCGGAAACTCTGGAGGTGACATAGCAGCGGAGCTGAGCAGATTCACCAAGCAG cTTTACCTGAGCACTCGTAGGGGAGCCTGGGTTCAGAACAGAGTTGGGGACAACGGGATTCCCCGTGATCTGTTGAACAACAGGGTCAGAGGTTTTCAACGGAGAAACTTACcctttgttttctgttctctggGAGAGAAGAAACTCAACTCCAGATTTGATCACACTCTGTACAATCTGAAGCCAAAGCACAG gttgctcAGCCAACATCCCACAGTGAACGATGAGCTTCCCAACCGCATCCTGTCTGGAACAATTCAGGTGAAACCCAACATCCGCAGATTTCAAGGTTCCAGTGTGGAGTTTGATGATGGAAGTGTAGTGGAAGATGTTGACCTGGTG GTTTTTGCCACAGGTTACCGGTTTTCCTTTCCATTTCTGGCTTCACAAGTGGTCTCAGTGTCTGAGAACAAAGCATCTCTGTACAAGTATGTGTTTCCTCCTGAGCTGGATCGGCCCACGCTGTGTATCATTGGTTTAGTGCAACCACTGGGAGCCATTATGCCCATCTCTGAGATGCAGGCCAGATGGGCCACACGTGTCTTTAAAG GCTGCTTAAAGCTTCCTTCAGTGGCTGCTATGCTAAAAGATATCCAGTATAAGAAAGAGACCATGGCtaaaag GTATGTCACCAGTCAGAGACACACCATCCAGGTGGACTATGTTGACTACATGGATG ATGCCAAGATAGTGGGGGTTCGACCCAACATCCTcaagctgctgctgactgatCCCAGAATTGGAATGAGCGTGGCGTTTGGTCCAGTCACACCCTACCAGTATCGTCTCGGAGGGCCAGGAAAGTGGGCCGGAGCCCGGCAGGCCATCCTCACCCAGTGGGAGAGAATATCTCAACCCATGCAGACCAGACCCTGTGAGGTCAAAGCCAAGAGATCCGTCATGTGGCCTCTGGTTCTGTCaactgctgctgtgagcttGGCTGCCTACGTGAACAGGAACAACCTTCCAGCCATCCTACAGGATCCATCTGCATTGCTGGACAGGATTAGAGAGCACCTGCCTGCAATGCTGCAACATTCTTAA
- the LOC110952325 gene encoding flavin-containing monooxygenase 5-like has protein sequence MVVQRVAVIGAGPSGLTSIKACLEEGLEPTCFESSYDIGGLWKFKEKPEPGRANIYQSVVINSSKEMMSFSDFPPPAELPNNMHHSEIMIYLRLYAQAFNLMQHIHLQTTVVSVRQRPDFAASGQWEVETEKTEGSRETHVFDAVIVCTGHFTQPHLPLKDFPGIESFQGRYFHSWDYRSAEGLEGKRVVVIGMGNSGADIAVDISRVAEKVYLSTRSGAWVIGRVAPGGLPLDIVYVSRKDNLMQKLFPSWTSKMLEKKLNEPFDHKLYGLQPKHAFFAQIPVVNDDLPARIISGRVQVKPNVKEFSGSSVIFTDGSIIDKVDVVVFATGYNYGFPFLPAALQAKCGYRLCLYKHIFHPKLTKPTLAVVGFIHGFGAINPLAEMQARWATRVFKGLITLPTEKIMMEEIEKDTAEMHQKYACSERNPLQVDYIPYQDSLAEQFGARPNIAWLFVKDPKLALQVFYGPATSYQYRLTGAGCWAGARQAILTQWDRVIQPFKTRVVPEPETKPSSTLGIIMIFSCAALLSSFVYNKQLLSSFLSPP, from the exons ATGGTGGTTCAGAGAGTGGCAGTGATCGGTGCAGGACCCTCAGGTCTGACCAGCATCAAAGCCTGTTTGGAGGAAGGTCTGGAGCCCACGTGCTTCGAGAGCAGCTATGACATTGGAGGTCTGTGGAAATTTAAG gAGAAGCCGGAGCCTGGACGGGCCAACATCTATCAGTCGGTGGTTATCAACAGCTCCAAAGAGATGATGTCCTTCAGCGATTTCCCGCCTCCCGCTGAGCTCCCAAACAACATGCATCACTCTGAGATCATGATTTATCTGCGTCTCTACGCTCAGGCTTTTAATCTAATGCAGCACATACACCTGCAG ACTACTGTGGTCAGTGTGAGGCAGAGACCAGATTTTGCAGCGAGCGGTCAGTGGGAGGTGGAGACAGAGAAGACGGAGGGTTCGAGGGAGACGCATGTTTTCGATGCAGTGATAGTTTGCACCGGACATTTCACTCAACCTCACCTGCCGCTCAAGGACTTCCCAG GTATCGAGAGCTTCCAAGGCAGATATTTCCACAGCTGGGATTACCGCAGTGCTGAGGGTTTGGAGGGAAAGAGAGTGGTGGTGATCGGGATGGGGAACTCTGGAGCTGATATTGCAGTTGATATCAGCAGAGTTGCAGAGAAG GTATACCTGAGTACCAGGAGTGGAGCCTGGGTAATCGGTCGTGTCGCACCTGGGGGGTTACCACTTGATATCGTTTATGTTTCTCGAAAGGACAATCTGATGCAGAAGCTCTTCCCCTCATGGACCAGTAAGATGTTGGAGAAGAAGCTGAATGAACCGTTTGACCACAAACTATACGGCCTTCAACCAAAGCACGC ctttTTTGCACAGATTCCCGTAGTCAACGACGACCTGCCAGCTCGGATCATCTCGGGTCGTGTTCAAGTGAAACCCAACGTGAAAGAGTTCTCTGGTTCCAGTGTGATCTTCACTGATGGCAGCATCATAGACAAG GTGGATGTCGTGGTGTTTGCTACAGGCTACAACTATGGCTTCCCTTTCCtgcctgcagctctgcaggctAAATGTGGCTACAGGCTGTGTCTCTACAAGCATATTTTCCATCCTAAACTGACCAAACCCACGCTGGCAGTGGTGGGCTTCATCCATGGCTTCGGGGCGATCAACCCTCTGGCTGAGATGCAGGCTCGCTGGGCTACGAGAGTGTTCAAAG GCTTAATAACTCTCCCAACTGAGAAGATCATGATGGAGGAAATTGAGAAAGACACAGCAGAGATGCATCAGaa ATATGCCTGTTCAGAGCGTAACCCCCTGCAGGTGGACTACATCCCTTACCAGGACTCTCTGGCAGAGCAGTTCGGGGCTCGACCAAACATAGCGTGGCTCTTTGTGAAGGATCCCAAACTGGCGCTGCAGGTTTTCTACGGTCCTGCCACTTCGTATCAGTACCGTCTGACTGGAGCAGGCTGTTGGGCCGGAGCCCGTCAGGCGATTCTCACTCAGTGGGATCGAGTGATTCAGCCTTTCAAGACGAGAGTGGTACCAGAACCAGAGACCAAACCTTCGTCTACCCTCGGCATCATTATGATTTTCTCATGTGCTGCTTTGCTGAGCAGCTTCGTCTACAATAAACAGCttctttcctctttcctctctcctccataa